One genomic window of Pseudomonas aeruginosa includes the following:
- a CDS encoding stage II sporulation protein M has product MKQSLFEQRHQAAWQRFDKRLAFLEKGKKLEGSSDDFAADYRRLCQQLALAQERGYSSHLIDQLQQLAMRGHQQFYRHRSHLGSRILGFLLAGLPRLVREEWRSIAVASLLFYGSALLMGLLVYHFPDLIYSVVSPDKVSEMESMYAPETTRLGPLGARDTSDDWEMFGFYIMNNIGIAFQTFASGVLLGLGSLFFLLFNGLMIGSVAGHLTQIGYVQTFWPFVIGHGAFELTAITFAGAAGLKLGWALLAPGRLTRGEALRLAARRSVQLIAGVIVLLLLAAFTEAYWSSISHFEPRVKYAVGAVLWLLVGSYFLFAGRSRHAPD; this is encoded by the coding sequence ATGAAACAGAGCCTCTTCGAACAGCGCCACCAGGCCGCCTGGCAACGCTTCGACAAACGCCTCGCCTTCCTCGAGAAAGGCAAGAAGCTGGAAGGCTCCAGCGACGACTTCGCCGCCGATTACCGGCGCCTCTGCCAGCAACTGGCGCTGGCCCAGGAGCGCGGCTACAGCAGTCACCTGATCGACCAGTTGCAGCAACTGGCGATGCGCGGCCATCAGCAGTTCTACCGGCACCGCAGCCACCTCGGCAGCCGCATCCTCGGCTTCCTGCTCGCCGGCCTGCCGCGCCTGGTCCGCGAGGAGTGGCGCAGCATCGCCGTGGCCAGCCTGCTGTTCTACGGCAGCGCCCTGCTCATGGGGCTGCTGGTCTATCACTTTCCCGACCTGATCTACAGCGTGGTCAGCCCGGACAAGGTCAGCGAGATGGAGTCTATGTACGCCCCGGAAACCACCCGCCTGGGTCCGTTGGGGGCACGCGACACCAGCGACGACTGGGAAATGTTCGGCTTCTACATCATGAACAACATCGGCATCGCCTTTCAGACCTTCGCCAGCGGCGTGCTGCTGGGACTCGGCAGCCTGTTCTTCCTGCTGTTCAATGGCCTGATGATCGGTTCGGTGGCCGGCCACCTGACGCAGATCGGCTACGTGCAGACCTTCTGGCCGTTCGTCATCGGCCACGGCGCGTTCGAACTGACCGCCATCACCTTCGCCGGCGCCGCCGGCCTCAAGCTCGGCTGGGCGCTGCTCGCGCCAGGTCGCCTGACCCGCGGCGAAGCCCTGCGGCTGGCCGCCCGGCGCAGCGTGCAACTGATCGCCGGGGTGATCGTGCTGTTGCTGCTGGCGGCCTTCACCGAGGCCTATTGGTCTTCCATCAGTCATTTCGAGCCGCGGGTGAAGTACGCGGTCGGCGCGGTCCTCTGGCTGCTGGTCGGCAGCTACTTCCTGTTCGCCGGACGGAGCCGCCATGCGCCTGACTGA
- a CDS encoding DUF4129 domain-containing protein, with protein MRLTDASVAIRPRSAWEALDLGILLAHRHARLLMGSWALLTLPLFAVLSLLLWQHPTLAILIFWWLKPAFERLPLYILSHALFGDTPTLRQALRAYPALLRKQLPASLLWRRFSPTRSFDLPVLQLEGLAGEPRSQRLIVLSQRNAGGATWLTVVGVHLEMALWAGFAMLLYLLIPAQNEIDWNWQSLLDPEAGEWLWLEHLSNLLYVLVLVVWEPIYVACGFTLYLNRRTELEAWDIELVFRRLRQRLVGSAYVLLLGLTASLAWLPAPSAYAEPAAATSAGEAELPPEQARLLRQKLNSEQAGKQIRAIVDGAPFKNSETVTGWRFGDKTEKKDSRKEDEERLKAFFEALANWVPFRHAAQVIEVLLWALLFSAVFLLVWRYREWLRLFVGNLGLPQRARREAPTVMFGLDLSPESLPDDIAGNAERLWNEKPREALGLLYRGLLSRLLHDYRLPLKGSHTEGEVLRLVEGLEQQRPLLHYSQLLTAQWQALAYGHRLPADDARQRLCDGWRSLFAAGAKP; from the coding sequence ATGCGCCTGACTGACGCCAGCGTGGCGATCCGCCCGCGCAGCGCCTGGGAAGCGCTCGACCTCGGCATCCTCCTGGCGCATCGCCATGCGCGCCTGCTGATGGGCAGCTGGGCGTTGCTGACCCTGCCGCTGTTCGCCGTGCTCAGCCTCCTGCTGTGGCAGCATCCGACCCTGGCGATCCTGATCTTCTGGTGGCTCAAGCCGGCCTTCGAACGGCTGCCGCTGTACATTCTCTCGCACGCCCTGTTCGGCGATACGCCAACCCTGAGGCAGGCCCTGCGCGCCTATCCCGCCCTGCTGAGGAAGCAGTTGCCGGCCAGCCTGCTGTGGCGCCGCTTCAGTCCGACGCGCAGCTTCGACCTGCCGGTCCTGCAACTGGAAGGGCTCGCCGGGGAGCCCCGCAGCCAGCGCCTGATCGTATTGTCCCAGCGCAACGCCGGCGGCGCGACCTGGCTGACCGTGGTCGGCGTGCACCTGGAAATGGCGCTCTGGGCCGGCTTCGCCATGCTTCTCTACCTGCTGATCCCGGCGCAGAACGAGATCGACTGGAACTGGCAGAGCCTGCTCGACCCGGAAGCCGGCGAGTGGCTCTGGCTGGAGCACCTGTCGAACCTGCTCTACGTCCTGGTGCTGGTAGTCTGGGAGCCGATCTACGTGGCCTGCGGCTTCACCCTCTACCTGAACCGGCGCACCGAACTGGAGGCCTGGGACATCGAGCTGGTGTTCCGCCGCCTGCGCCAGCGTCTGGTCGGCAGCGCCTATGTCCTGCTGCTCGGCCTGACCGCTTCGCTGGCCTGGCTGCCCGCCCCTTCCGCCTACGCCGAGCCGGCGGCCGCCACCAGCGCCGGCGAAGCCGAGCTGCCGCCCGAGCAGGCCCGCCTGCTGCGGCAGAAACTCAACAGCGAACAGGCCGGCAAGCAGATCCGGGCGATCGTCGACGGCGCGCCGTTCAAGAACAGCGAGACCGTTACGGGCTGGCGCTTCGGCGACAAGACCGAGAAAAAGGACAGCCGCAAGGAGGACGAAGAGCGGCTCAAGGCATTCTTCGAGGCCCTGGCCAACTGGGTGCCGTTCCGTCACGCGGCGCAGGTCATCGAAGTGCTGCTCTGGGCGCTGCTGTTCAGCGCGGTGTTCCTGCTGGTCTGGCGCTACCGTGAATGGCTGCGCCTGTTCGTCGGCAACCTGGGCTTGCCGCAACGGGCCCGCCGCGAAGCGCCGACGGTGATGTTCGGCCTCGATCTCAGTCCGGAAAGCCTGCCCGACGACATCGCCGGCAACGCCGAACGGCTCTGGAACGAGAAACCACGGGAAGCCCTCGGCCTGCTCTACCGCGGGCTGCTCAGCCGACTGCTGCATGACTACCGCCTGCCGTTGAAGGGCTCCCATACCGAGGGCGAGGTCCTGCGTCTGGTCGAAGGACTGGAGCAACAACGGCCGCTGCTGCACTACAGCCAACTGCTGACCGCCCAATGGCAGGCGCTCGCCTACGGCCACCGGCTGCCGGCCGACGACGCTCGCCAGCGCCTCTGCGACGGCTGGCGCAGCCTTTTCGCCGCGGGAGCCAAGCCATGA
- a CDS encoding DUF4350 domain-containing protein: protein MMSRRARFLLLAVLLLLAGLLAIFLASRLQPYTETIDLGPSPEARRNPYLAAELFLRKQGVTVSRADGLEVLKELPPSGHTLLLLGSRSGMTPGQARRLLQWSEQGGHLVLIAERLWDEDEKKSGDLLLDSLDIRQYLTEDFDDSQDRASEETADADADEGSVDDHATEAPPEEAAGEEEEPADSVPDYSALTRLYLENERSPAYIGFDPDYHLYDPQNHAYAWANSGDATHLLQMQHGKGLVTVLTDAWIWQNRNIEQYDNAWLLWYLTQDNQVTLLYRAERDSLATLLARHFPEALAAALLLLLAGLWRAGLRQGPLQPVASRSRRQLEEHLRAGADFLLRQRGHVALLHGLQRDILRRARRRHPGFEQLGVAEQWQILGRMTRLPPSAISQAMRPYPAQRLSAADFTRQVAHLQSLRNAL, encoded by the coding sequence ATGATGAGCCGGCGCGCGCGCTTCCTGCTGCTTGCCGTGCTCCTGCTGCTGGCCGGGCTGCTGGCGATCTTCCTGGCCAGCCGCCTGCAACCCTATACGGAGACGATCGACCTCGGCCCATCGCCGGAGGCCCGGCGCAATCCCTACCTGGCCGCCGAACTGTTCCTGCGCAAGCAGGGGGTCACGGTGAGCCGCGCCGACGGCCTTGAGGTCCTCAAGGAGCTGCCGCCCTCCGGGCATACCCTGCTCCTGCTCGGCAGCCGCTCCGGCATGACTCCCGGCCAGGCTCGCCGCCTGCTGCAATGGAGCGAGCAGGGCGGGCACCTGGTGCTGATCGCCGAACGCCTGTGGGACGAGGACGAGAAGAAGAGCGGCGACCTGCTGCTCGACAGCCTGGATATCCGCCAGTACCTGACCGAGGACTTCGACGACAGCCAGGACCGGGCCAGCGAGGAAACCGCCGACGCCGACGCCGACGAAGGTAGCGTCGACGACCATGCGACCGAAGCGCCGCCGGAGGAAGCCGCCGGCGAGGAAGAAGAGCCCGCCGACAGCGTGCCGGACTATTCCGCACTGACCCGCCTGTACCTGGAAAACGAGCGCTCGCCGGCCTACATCGGCTTCGATCCCGACTACCACCTCTACGATCCGCAGAACCACGCCTACGCCTGGGCCAACAGCGGCGACGCCACCCACCTGTTGCAGATGCAGCACGGCAAGGGCCTGGTCACGGTGCTCACCGACGCCTGGATCTGGCAGAACCGCAACATCGAGCAGTACGACAACGCCTGGCTGCTCTGGTACCTGACCCAGGACAACCAGGTGACCCTGCTCTACCGCGCCGAACGCGACAGCCTCGCCACCCTGCTCGCCCGCCACTTCCCCGAGGCCCTGGCGGCAGCGCTGCTGTTGTTGCTCGCCGGCCTGTGGCGCGCAGGGCTGCGCCAGGGTCCCTTGCAGCCGGTGGCCAGCCGTTCGCGCCGGCAACTGGAGGAACACCTGCGCGCCGGCGCCGACTTCCTCCTCCGCCAGCGCGGCCACGTCGCCTTGCTGCACGGTCTGCAACGCGACATCCTGCGCAGGGCGCGGCGTCGCCACCCCGGTTTCGAACAGCTCGGCGTCGCCGAGCAATGGCAGATCCTCGGGCGCATGACCCGCCTGCCACCCAGCGCCATCAGCCAGGCCATGCGCCCATATCCGGCGCAGCGCCTTTCCGCTGCCGACTTCACCCGCCAGGTCGCCCACCTGCAAAGCCTCAGGAATGCCCTATGA